One Candidatus Atribacteria bacterium ADurb.Bin276 DNA window includes the following coding sequences:
- the mnmA gene encoding tRNA-specific 2-thiouridylase MnmA has protein sequence MKTKKILVAISGGVDSSVAAFLLKKQGYQVCGITMAFQVIHGSANDPRLGSALTDAKRVCEILEIPHQTLELSNEFENEVVKPFIKEYLSGRTPNPCVNCNRQIKFGFLFNYALKNGFDYFATGHYAQIDYINNQFFLRKPRDRSKDQTYFLYNIHREILNRILFPLAHLTKEEVKSLANQLDLLIDEKSESQDICFLPQGGYRDFLKNRSQLDLSGPIVNLQGKVLGHHEGIYLYTIGQRKGLGLSNSHPLYVVDIDLSQNAVIVGEKKDLQAMALVATQVNFLVDEIPDQEIFAVTRYSQKEHQCTLEKINHEIKVIFYDKLENITPGQSVVWYTREGIVIGGGIIKEVLR, from the coding sequence GTGAAAACTAAAAAAATATTAGTCGCTATAAGTGGGGGAGTCGATTCTTCGGTTGCTGCTTTCCTTTTAAAAAAACAAGGGTATCAAGTTTGTGGGATTACCATGGCTTTTCAGGTAATTCACGGTTCTGCGAACGATCCACGTTTAGGATCAGCCTTGACCGATGCGAAAAGGGTATGTGAAATTCTTGAAATTCCTCATCAAACTCTCGAACTAAGCAATGAGTTTGAAAATGAAGTCGTAAAACCTTTTATCAAGGAATATTTATCAGGAAGAACTCCCAACCCGTGCGTAAATTGTAATCGACAGATAAAATTTGGTTTTCTTTTTAATTATGCCTTGAAAAATGGTTTTGACTATTTTGCCACCGGACATTATGCCCAAATTGATTACATAAACAACCAATTTTTTTTACGGAAACCACGGGATCGCTCGAAAGATCAAACTTACTTTTTATATAATATCCACAGGGAAATCCTCAATAGAATTCTTTTCCCCTTGGCTCATCTTACCAAAGAAGAGGTTAAATCTCTTGCTAATCAACTCGATTTACTAATCGATGAAAAATCCGAGAGCCAGGATATTTGTTTTCTTCCCCAAGGCGGTTATCGTGATTTTCTGAAAAACCGTTCTCAACTGGATTTATCAGGCCCGATTGTTAACCTCCAAGGAAAAGTGCTTGGGCACCACGAAGGAATATATCTTTACACTATCGGCCAAAGGAAGGGATTAGGACTCAGTAATTCGCATCCTCTCTATGTTGTCGATATCGATCTTTCTCAAAATGCCGTAATAGTTGGTGAAAAAAAAGATTTACAAGCCATGGCTCTGGTTGCTACTCAGGTGAATTTTTTAGTCGATGAAATCCCTGACCAAGAAATTTTTGCTGTTACGCGTTATTCCCAGAAAGAGCATCAGTGTACATTAGAAAAAATTAACCATGAAATAAAGGTCATTTTTTATGATAAATTGGAAAATATAACCCCTGGCCAATCAGTTGTGTGGTACACTCGTGAAGGAATCGTAATCGGAGGAGGAATCATTAAGGAGGTTTTGCGATGA
- the guaA_2 gene encoding GMP synthase (glutamine-hydrolyzing), translated as MDNIIKIKYDKLLQILQDLKNCLVAYSGGVDSTFLLFTSHEALGDKTSGILIDTPFLPKSEKSFALKTASQLNLPLIVQEVNLLQYSSIIRNQPNRCYFCKKILFETIEAVAIQKNFQFIIEGSNTDDLNDFRPGRKAIQEMNILSPLLETGFTKEEIRQISKEKNLPTWNKPSFSCLATRIPYGTDITSEHLSRIEKAELYLSELGFEQLRVRDHYPIARIEVPLMDNDLTRIHDYRHQIVERLKSFGYHWVTLDLEEYRSGNMNKELNPEELM; from the coding sequence ATGGACAATATTATTAAAATTAAATACGATAAATTACTACAAATTTTACAAGACCTCAAGAATTGTTTGGTTGCCTATTCCGGTGGTGTTGATAGTACTTTTTTGCTTTTTACCAGTCATGAGGCATTGGGAGATAAAACCAGCGGGATACTGATTGATACACCCTTTTTACCAAAAAGCGAAAAAAGCTTCGCTCTCAAGACCGCCAGCCAACTGAATCTTCCCTTAATAGTTCAAGAGGTAAATCTTCTTCAATATTCTTCAATTATTCGAAATCAACCAAACCGTTGTTATTTTTGTAAAAAAATTCTTTTTGAAACTATAGAAGCAGTTGCCATTCAGAAAAATTTTCAATTCATCATCGAAGGTTCAAATACCGACGACCTAAATGATTTTCGTCCGGGAAGAAAAGCTATTCAAGAAATGAATATTTTAAGCCCTTTATTGGAAACTGGCTTTACCAAGGAAGAAATTCGTCAAATATCGAAAGAAAAGAACCTACCAACCTGGAATAAGCCCTCTTTTTCTTGTCTAGCCACTCGCATTCCTTATGGAACAGATATAACTTCTGAACATTTGAGTCGAATCGAAAAAGCAGAATTATATCTGAGTGAATTGGGTTTTGAACAATTGCGGGTAAGGGATCACTATCCTATTGCTCGAATTGAAGTTCCCTTAATGGATAATGATCTGACTCGTATTCATGATTATCGCCACCAAATCGTCGAAAGATTAAAATCCTTTGGATACCATTGGGTCACATTAGATCTTGAGGAATATCGTTCTGGAAACATGAATAAAGAACTCAACCCAGAGGAGTTAATGTGA
- the cysK1 gene encoding O-acetylserine sulfhydrylase, which produces MKIAQNITQLIGNTPLVRLSKLGANLPGEVVAKLEYLNPCGSVKDRIGVSMINEAEKNGSIDKNTLIIEPTSGNTGIALAFVCAQRGYKLILTMPESVSVERRKILTWFGAKLVLTPSEEGMRGSIKKAEELAKENANSFLPMQFKNPANPKIHRETTAEEIWTDTDGLIDILVCGVGTGGTLTGTAEVLKDRKPSLKVVAVEPKKSAVLSGGTPGSHRIQGIGAGFIPEVLRRELIDEVIPVEDEDAFSTAKCIAQIEGIHVGISSGAAGWAALELAKREENQGKLIVAIFPDTGERYLSVW; this is translated from the coding sequence ATGAAAATTGCCCAAAACATTACTCAGCTCATAGGAAATACTCCTTTAGTTCGTTTGTCAAAATTGGGTGCCAATCTACCCGGGGAGGTAGTTGCCAAGCTTGAGTACTTAAACCCATGCGGAAGCGTGAAAGATCGTATTGGAGTGTCAATGATAAACGAAGCTGAAAAAAATGGTTCGATAGATAAAAATACCTTGATAATCGAACCAACCAGCGGGAATACCGGTATAGCTTTGGCTTTTGTTTGTGCTCAGCGTGGGTATAAATTAATACTCACTATGCCAGAAAGCGTATCCGTTGAAAGGAGAAAAATTCTTACCTGGTTTGGTGCTAAATTAGTCCTCACTCCTTCAGAAGAAGGAATGCGAGGATCGATCAAAAAAGCAGAAGAATTGGCAAAAGAGAATGCTAATTCTTTTTTGCCAATGCAATTTAAAAATCCTGCCAATCCAAAAATTCATCGAGAAACAACCGCTGAAGAAATCTGGACTGATACCGATGGGCTTATTGATATCTTGGTCTGTGGAGTAGGAACCGGAGGAACCCTCACGGGAACCGCTGAGGTTTTAAAAGATCGGAAACCGTCCCTTAAGGTAGTTGCCGTTGAACCCAAAAAGTCAGCAGTATTATCAGGAGGAACCCCGGGTTCTCATCGTATCCAGGGAATTGGAGCCGGCTTCATCCCTGAAGTGTTACGTCGGGAATTGATCGATGAAGTCATTCCAGTTGAGGATGAAGACGCCTTTTCAACGGCAAAATGCATTGCTCAAATCGAAGGTATCCATGTTGGCATTTCAAGCGGAGCAGCCGGTTGGGCGGCACTTGAATTGGCAAAACGCGAGGAAAATCAAGGGAAGTTGATTGTGGCTATTTTTCCCGACACTGGAGAACGATATTTATCAGTTTGGTAA